A region from the Corynebacterium halotolerans YIM 70093 = DSM 44683 genome encodes:
- a CDS encoding glucose PTS transporter subunit IIA: MASKTASTSQHIITEIGGADNVTSLTHCATRLRFQLHDQSKVDVDSLEKDPAVLGVVKQGTTGLQVVMGGGVAEYYQAIMKEPAMRQVGDGESSAPKKKEYEGVRGKYSWVDYSFEFLSDTFRPILWALLGASLIITLLVLADTFGLQDFRAEEQPPTYQFLHAMWNSVFYFLPIFVGATAARKLGANEWVGAAIPAALLTPQFLALGEAGETITVFGLPLTLNDYSSQVFPPLIAAIGLYWVEKGLKKLIPASVQMVFVPFFSLLIMIPATAFLLGPFGIGVGNGISNLLEAIYNFSPFILAIVIPLLYPFLVPLGLHWPLNAIMIQNIATLGYDFIQGPMGAWNFACFGVVAGVMVISLRERNNQMRQVSLGGLMAGLLGGISEPSLYGVLLRFKKTYFRLLPGCFAGGVVMGFVQPETSAFVFTSVLTIAAFTPMIGYTIGVLVAFVTSFLLVIFLDYRGKDERAEIRAQLAAEREAANREEDERIDAAEDAGTTPAPAPTPEDGAAGTAVATAAAPAKEVKPALRPGAVTEIGAPLAGRAIALSEVPDPAFAGGALGQGIAIEPSGDSVVAPADGSIITVQKTGHAVGLRLDNGIEMLIHIGIDTVQMGGEGFEVHVGKKQRVSAGDVLITFDRDAITAAGYPAVTPVLIANTKKFATVEAHPAEHADLGDKVITVFAKQGE, encoded by the coding sequence ATGGCGTCCAAGACGGCGAGCACGTCGCAGCACATCATCACCGAGATAGGCGGAGCGGACAATGTCACATCCCTGACCCACTGCGCCACCCGACTCCGATTCCAGCTCCACGACCAGTCGAAGGTCGACGTCGACTCCCTCGAGAAGGATCCCGCCGTGCTCGGCGTGGTCAAGCAGGGGACGACCGGCCTGCAGGTGGTCATGGGTGGCGGAGTCGCGGAATACTACCAGGCGATCATGAAGGAACCCGCCATGCGGCAGGTCGGGGACGGGGAGTCGTCCGCCCCGAAGAAGAAGGAGTATGAGGGAGTGCGCGGGAAGTACTCCTGGGTCGACTACTCCTTCGAGTTCCTCTCCGACACCTTCCGTCCCATTCTCTGGGCCCTGCTCGGTGCCTCGCTGATCATCACCCTGCTCGTGCTGGCGGACACCTTCGGGCTGCAGGACTTCCGGGCGGAGGAGCAGCCGCCGACCTACCAGTTCCTGCACGCCATGTGGAACTCGGTGTTCTACTTCCTGCCGATCTTCGTCGGTGCGACCGCAGCCCGGAAACTGGGCGCCAATGAGTGGGTGGGCGCGGCCATCCCCGCCGCCCTGCTGACGCCGCAGTTCCTCGCGCTCGGTGAGGCCGGCGAGACCATCACGGTCTTCGGCCTGCCGCTGACCCTGAACGACTACTCCAGCCAGGTCTTCCCGCCGCTGATCGCGGCGATCGGCCTGTACTGGGTGGAGAAGGGGCTGAAGAAGCTCATCCCCGCATCCGTCCAGATGGTCTTCGTGCCGTTCTTCTCCCTGCTGATCATGATCCCGGCCACCGCTTTCCTGCTCGGCCCCTTCGGTATCGGGGTGGGCAACGGTATCTCCAACCTGCTTGAGGCGATCTACAACTTCTCGCCGTTCATCCTGGCGATCGTCATCCCGCTGCTCTACCCGTTCCTGGTTCCGCTGGGACTGCACTGGCCGCTCAACGCCATCATGATCCAGAACATCGCCACCCTCGGCTACGACTTCATCCAGGGCCCGATGGGTGCGTGGAACTTCGCCTGCTTCGGCGTGGTCGCCGGCGTGATGGTGATCTCCCTGCGGGAGCGCAACAACCAGATGCGCCAGGTCTCCCTGGGTGGTCTGATGGCCGGTCTGCTGGGCGGCATCTCGGAGCCCTCGCTCTACGGTGTGCTCCTGCGCTTCAAGAAGACCTACTTCCGACTGCTGCCCGGCTGTTTCGCCGGTGGTGTGGTCATGGGCTTCGTCCAGCCGGAGACGAGCGCCTTCGTGTTCACCTCCGTGCTCACCATCGCCGCCTTCACCCCGATGATCGGCTACACCATCGGCGTCCTCGTCGCTTTCGTGACCTCCTTCCTGCTCGTGATCTTCCTCGACTACCGCGGCAAGGACGAGCGGGCCGAAATCCGTGCCCAGCTCGCCGCCGAGCGTGAGGCCGCCAACCGGGAGGAGGACGAGCGCATCGACGCCGCGGAGGACGCCGGGACCACGCCGGCCCCGGCACCGACCCCGGAGGACGGCGCAGCCGGTACGGCCGTCGCCACCGCGGCAGCCCCCGCCAAGGAGGTCAAGCCGGCGCTGCGCCCGGGGGCGGTCACCGAGATCGGTGCGCCGCTGGCTGGCCGTGCCATCGCGCTGAGTGAGGTGCCGGATCCGGCCTTCGCCGGCGGAGCGCTCGGTCAGGGCATCGCCATCGAGCCCTCCGGGGACAGCGTCGTCGCGCCAGCAGACGGCAGCATCATCACGGTCCAGAAGACCGGGCACGCCGTGGGACTGCGGCTGGACAACGGCATCGAGATGCTCATCCACATCGGCATCGACACCGTCCAGATGGGCGGGGAGGGCTTCGAGGTCCACGTCGGGAAGAAGCAGCGCGTCTCGGCCGGTGATGTGCTGATCACCTTCGACAGGGACGCCATCACCGCGGCCGGTTACCCGGCGGTCACCCCGGTGCTCATCGCCAACACGAAGAAATTCGCCACCGTGGAGGCCCACCCCGCCGAACACGCGGACCTCGGGGACAAGGTCATCACGGTCTTCGCCAAGCAGGGCGAGTAA
- the coaE gene encoding dephospho-CoA kinase, with amino-acid sequence MLKIGLTGGIGSGKSTVSTLLTERGFEVIDADRIAREVVEPGQPALAELVETFGMDILHSDGTLNRGELARRAFVDAEHTELLNAITHPRIREETARRFAAAEEAGESSVIYDMPLLVDQGLQKSMDLTVVVDVDIDTRVSRLVSLRGLAEDDVRRRIAAQVSDEVRRTAADVIIDNNGTPAALAPQVDALVERIRAAEAAAAS; translated from the coding sequence ATGCTGAAGATCGGACTCACCGGTGGAATCGGAAGCGGGAAATCGACCGTCTCCACTCTCCTCACGGAACGCGGTTTCGAGGTCATTGACGCGGACCGGATCGCCCGCGAGGTCGTTGAGCCGGGGCAGCCGGCGCTGGCGGAGCTGGTCGAAACGTTCGGGATGGACATCCTCCACTCCGACGGCACCCTCAACCGCGGAGAACTGGCCCGCCGAGCCTTCGTCGACGCCGAGCACACCGAGCTGCTCAACGCGATCACCCACCCGCGGATCCGAGAGGAGACCGCCCGCCGTTTCGCCGCCGCCGAGGAGGCGGGGGAGAGCAGCGTCATCTACGACATGCCGCTGCTCGTGGACCAGGGCCTGCAGAAGTCCATGGACCTGACCGTCGTCGTGGACGTCGACATCGACACCCGCGTCAGCCGCCTCGTGTCCCTGCGCGGCCTGGCGGAGGACGACGTCCGGCGCCGCATCGCCGCCCAGGTCTCGGACGAGGTCCGGCGGACCGCCGCGGACGTGATCATCGACAACAACGGCACCCCCGCCGCTCTCGCTCCCCAGGTCGACGCCCTGGTGGAGAGGATTCGTGCTGCGGAAGCCGCCGCCGCGTCATAA
- a CDS encoding DUF4259 domain-containing protein produces the protein MGTWDVGPYDNDGAVDLLADIRADRFNFERFRFTIDEHRPDPDDSEMIIALGALASSGTDELPTGIRPEVLSRLFTPERVRWVRRQMERILDPENSELYAVWEATGELDDWLAATRAALP, from the coding sequence ATGGGCACCTGGGATGTCGGACCGTACGACAACGACGGAGCAGTCGACCTGCTCGCCGACATCCGTGCAGACCGCTTCAACTTCGAGCGCTTCCGCTTCACCATCGACGAGCACCGCCCGGACCCCGACGACAGCGAGATGATCATCGCCCTCGGAGCGCTGGCCTCCTCCGGGACGGATGAGCTGCCGACGGGGATCCGTCCGGAGGTGCTCTCCCGGTTGTTCACCCCGGAGCGGGTGCGCTGGGTACGCCGGCAGATGGAACGGATCCTGGATCCGGAGAACTCCGAGCTCTACGCGGTGTGGGAGGCCACCGGGGAGCTCGACGACTGGCTGGCCGCCACCCGTGCCGCGCTGCCCTGA